A single Bosea sp. PAMC 26642 DNA region contains:
- a CDS encoding LysR substrate-binding domain-containing protein, whose protein sequence is MTLAADELGLTQSAVSRRIRALESFFGVPLLERLNPGLRATEAGLRLAGELAPLLGTLAGMRRRVANQSGPRAFRLGLSTSLLAWWLSPRLPALCGAFPDLSIEVCTWDTAGAAARAEVDLALLWLPHAGRIEGACDLPFPPESVFPVATPKLLRTIRPGLDWQALPLLAKGRRGEETGREWSWATWLRGAAGHESMRFPDIGSSLQAAMDGNGVALARSLLVADARRQQRLVRLAEPGEVHACSKMQVARWRDPRDKTAERMAMWLVSSARLEVMAEKGMSADAP, encoded by the coding sequence ATGACGCTCGCCGCCGATGAACTCGGCCTGACGCAGAGCGCCGTCAGTCGCCGGATACGGGCGTTGGAAAGCTTCTTCGGCGTCCCTCTGCTTGAGCGGCTCAACCCCGGCCTGCGCGCGACCGAGGCCGGCTTGCGACTCGCCGGCGAACTCGCTCCGCTGCTAGGCACACTCGCAGGTATGCGACGCCGGGTCGCCAACCAGTCGGGGCCCCGCGCCTTCCGGCTCGGTCTCAGCACGTCACTGCTGGCTTGGTGGCTGTCGCCCCGCCTTCCGGCTCTCTGCGGCGCCTTCCCGGACCTGTCCATTGAGGTTTGTACCTGGGACACGGCGGGCGCGGCTGCGCGCGCCGAGGTTGACCTCGCCCTGTTATGGCTGCCGCACGCGGGCAGGATCGAAGGAGCTTGCGATCTGCCATTTCCACCGGAGAGTGTTTTCCCCGTTGCCACACCGAAGCTCCTCAGAACAATTCGGCCTGGGCTGGACTGGCAGGCGCTTCCGCTCCTGGCGAAGGGGCGTCGGGGCGAAGAAACAGGGCGGGAATGGTCCTGGGCGACTTGGCTGCGGGGAGCTGCAGGCCACGAATCGATGCGCTTTCCCGATATCGGTAGCTCCCTCCAGGCGGCGATGGACGGCAATGGTGTGGCTCTAGCGCGGTCGCTTCTCGTCGCCGATGCTCGACGTCAACAACGCCTTGTGCGTCTGGCTGAGCCGGGTGAGGTGCACGCCTGCTCCAAGATGCAAGTCGCCCGTTGGAGGGATCCCCGGGACAAAACAGCCGAGCGCATGGCGATGTGGCTCGTGTCGTCAGCAAGACTGGAGGTTATGGCAGAGAAAGGTATGTCGGCTGATGCGCCCTGA